The proteins below come from a single Deltaproteobacteria bacterium genomic window:
- a CDS encoding caspase family protein has translation MKAIDDILTRLPLPILIGATVIAGSAWLIRELGDSKSYGPALRARQFWFVVVAVVAADTVYYGGQFWLLRLRGGQDCQILVAKFKGDDGNHVQDHLLETLYDVSKVSRPGAVAAAMQQTVATPSDADTILGDTKTETVLWGIFIPPSFVHLRISNKRTGIAYLSIANFPDLSSVQPALVELVQAPPKPNSPISTTAVARPLPRPSNGQALHKIVLSIGIDRYVSFPHLNSSVSSAREIAAIGRDQNASVRFLADATRSAILDELAELEREVSVDDQVWVFLSASGVSLSNTAYFLASDSDPESIPTTSIDMHVFADRIRRLNARQILLVADACYAGALGDISHRGISPGGVDAQVIAERQGFVLLTATGRDQLAFESARWGGSAFARALIDGLLGAADIDGDGTVSVDELVHFIQVRVRELTEDTQHPMRWGDSSFTLTLVGR, from the coding sequence ATGAAGGCCATCGACGACATCCTCACACGCCTGCCCCTCCCTATTCTCATTGGTGCCACCGTCATAGCTGGGAGTGCTTGGCTGATCCGCGAGCTGGGCGATTCGAAGTCCTATGGCCCGGCCCTGCGTGCTCGTCAGTTCTGGTTTGTTGTAGTAGCGGTCGTAGCCGCCGACACTGTCTACTACGGGGGACAATTTTGGTTGCTCCGTCTACGGGGCGGCCAAGACTGTCAGATCCTCGTTGCCAAATTCAAGGGAGATGATGGCAATCATGTTCAGGACCATTTGCTTGAGACTCTTTACGATGTTTCGAAGGTATCCCGGCCCGGAGCTGTTGCTGCCGCGATGCAACAAACGGTAGCAACGCCATCCGATGCCGACACAATCCTAGGTGACACGAAAACCGAAACGGTGCTGTGGGGGATCTTCATCCCGCCAAGTTTCGTTCATCTGCGAATTTCCAACAAGCGAACTGGAATTGCCTATCTCAGCATTGCCAACTTCCCGGACCTTTCTAGCGTGCAGCCTGCGCTCGTAGAGTTGGTTCAGGCGCCGCCTAAGCCGAACAGTCCAATTTCAACGACCGCCGTTGCACGTCCACTTCCGCGACCATCCAACGGGCAGGCCCTGCACAAGATCGTCCTGTCAATTGGAATCGATCGCTACGTCTCCTTTCCCCACTTGAATTCCTCAGTATCATCAGCGCGCGAGATAGCTGCGATTGGACGCGACCAAAACGCGTCTGTTCGGTTTCTAGCGGATGCCACCCGCAGCGCGATCCTCGACGAACTGGCAGAGCTTGAACGAGAGGTGTCTGTCGACGACCAGGTGTGGGTGTTTCTCAGCGCCAGCGGTGTTTCGCTATCGAACACCGCCTACTTTCTCGCGTCGGACTCTGATCCCGAGTCGATACCGACGACCTCCATCGATATGCATGTCTTTGCGGATCGAATCCGCCGACTAAATGCTCGACAAATTCTACTTGTAGCCGATGCCTGCTACGCAGGGGCGCTGGGGGATATTTCCCACAGAGGGATAAGCCCGGGAGGAGTAGATGCACAGGTCATTGCCGAAAGACAAGGTTTCGTACTACTGACCGCTACGGGACGAGACCAGTTGGCCTTCGAATCCGCTCGCTGGGGCGGGAGTGCCTTTGCACGCGCTCTGATTGATGGCCTATTGGGCGCGGCGGACATCGACGGAGACGGGACGGTGTCAGTCGATGAGCTAGTCCACTTCATCCAAGTCAGAGTTAGAG